The Pseudomonas hefeiensis genomic sequence CCGAACGGTTCCATCAGGATGCGCTGGGCTTCCAGATTGCGGTTGCTCAACTGTTCGTTGACGATGAACCGGTGGTCTTTGTTGCAGACCACGATCGGGGTGTCCATGCCTTCGAACACCAGGCGTTCGAGGGTCTGTTGGAACAAAGTGTGTTCGCCGGTCAGGGCCAGGAACTGTTTAGGGAATTGCTTGCGCGAAAGCGGCCAAAGACGTGAGCCGCTACCACCTGACAAGATCACCGGAATCATGTTTGTTACTCCTACAAATCGAAATGGTTTTTAGAGCTACTGCGTTCTGTCGTTTCACTCTCTTGTTGTTGTTCCGTACCCGAATGACACCCCGATTCAGGGTGGGGGCGGGCTTGCTCGCGAAAAGCGGTGGTTCAGCCAACATCAATGTTGAATGTGAGACCGTATTCGCGAGCAAGCCCGCTCCCACAGGGGGGGCAACGTCAATCAGGTGAATTGATCAGCGGGTCGACACCGGGCGTTTTACCCACACTGGCGACAGGCTGCTGCCGGAGCCGGTGACGTACAGCACGGCTGCTTCGCCGCGTTCCAGGGCCACGGGCTTGAGGTCGCCGACTTTCTTGTCGCCGTCGAACAGCGCCAGGCTCACTTTCACCGGGTTGATTTCACGTTCGCCACGGCCCTTGGCCGCCACGGTCTTGACCACTTCGGTCTTGCCATCGGCGGTCTTGAGGGTCAGTGCCTTGTCGCTGAGGTTCTGCACGCGTACCAGGGACTTCTGCTTGTTCTTGAACGGTGGTTCTTCGATCAACTGAGGCTGGCCGCTGGCATTGTTGACCAGGGTGTAATAGTGATCGGGGGCCAGTTTGACCGGGACGGTCTGGCTGCCGACCTTGGCGCTGTAGTCGCCGCCGGGCATGAAGCTGAAGTCGCTGCTGGCCAGTGGTGCTACGTCGCTGAGGTTGGTGCTGCCGACGGTGGCGCTGACTTCGGCGTTGCTGGCGTTGTAGATCCGCACGAAGCTCGAGCCTTTTGGCGCAACCGGGCCGTACAGGGCCGCGTCACCGGCAAAGGCGGACAGTGAAAGGGCGCTCATGCTGGCAACCAGGGCAACGGCCTTGAGGGAGCGAGCGGCGAGACGGCGAGGAGTTGTAGTGAAAGTCATGGTGGACCTCTCTTTCAGTTTTGCGCCCGGTCGGGCGTCTCGGATGGGGTGTTGGCAGCTACGTTTTGTTGACGCGCGCCGGCTTGTTTGAGTTCTGCGACCCACTGCGGGTCGGCGTCACCGATTTCGTTGTTCACAGGCAGATAACGTTCAGGAAACTCCCAGATCAGCACCTGTGGCGGGCTGTTCTTGAAGGCGTCGCTCTTGAGGTAGCTGAGCATCGGCAGAATCGGGCCATGGCCGTCTTCGGCATAGTTCACGACGTCGCTGTGCAGGGCCTGCTTGAGGGCACCGACGAAGTTCCAGTTGGGGTTGGCGCTGTAGCTGGTGCCGATCAACGCCACGGGCACTTGGGCATCGGCAAACAGCGCGTCATCGCTGGCCGGCTGGTCGTCGGCTTCGCGGGTGGTACGTTTGGCCAGCGGCTCCTGGGCTGGCATCAGGTTTTCGAACAACGGGTCCAGGGGCAGGAACTGACGCAGGTCGCCCTTGTGAATGACTTTTTCCGCTGGCGTTGTCACGAAGCGTTGTGGCTCGCCGTGAAGTGGCGTGCGCTCGGCAATCGTCTTGGCCAGCTTCTCGGCGGCGACCTGTGCGCCTTCCGGGGTCCAGTGGGTGTCGGTGCGCAGGAACACTTGCTGGCCGCTTTGCTTGGCCTGTTGCATCGGGCCGAGCAGGTCAGGGGCCAGGATCTTGTCCGCCGCCACACGGGCGTGGAAATCCTGATAGAGGTTGGCGTGAATGCTGGACGGCTTCACTTCACCCAAGTGTTCCGGGTAGAGGCGCACCTTGGCAGGCACGATCGCCATCACCAGGGTGATGCCCTGTTCCTTGAGCTTCTGGCGCACGCCTTCGACCAGCGCGTAGTTGCCTTGCAGGTTCTGCTCTTCGTTGACGATCGGGTTGAACTCTTCGTCGCTGTACAGCCACTGATCGCGGCCCAGGACCACGCCTTTGCGACCCTCGTTGAACAGCTTGTAGTCCAGTGCCGCCCAGATGTTGGTGCCCAGGCGCTTGATCGGGAACTCCTCGTCGTAGTGGGTCTCGACGGCTTTGGTCCAGCGACCGTTGAGCACGGTCGCGTCGGGGTTGGTGCTGAAGCCGAAGAAGCTGCGCACCGACCACAGGCCCAGGACCGTCAAGGTCAGCAGGAACAGTGCGATGTAGAAGATGCGTAATGAGCGGGTCATGTTCAGATCCCTCAGAACTGGAAGTAAAGGAACGGCGAGAAGCTTTGCGCCGAGAGTTTGAGAATCGAAGCGATGAACAGCACCAGCACCAGGGTGCGCATCACGTAGCGCGGCCAGTCAGCGACCCAGTACGCCGGTTGCACCTGCGCTTCGACGCCCACGGTGTAGCCCGGTTGATGAATGCTCGACGGGTTATCGCCCGGTACGGCCTTGATCAGTCCCGGTTGTGCGGTGGCCGGGCCATCGGCCTCGGTGTTCACTTCAGGTTTGGTCTTGACCGGTGGACGATTGGTGTAGAGATCGCGCAGGCCGAAGAAGGCGAGGGTGGCGTAGGCCACCACCAGCGTGGCGATTTGCAGGCCGGTGAGGTTGGCACGGGTCAGTTCCGACAGCGACCAGTCGCCGAAGCTGAACATGGCG encodes the following:
- a CDS encoding alginate O-acetyltransferase AlgF, translated to MTFTTTPRRLAARSLKAVALVASMSALSLSAFAGDAALYGPVAPKGSSFVRIYNASNAEVSATVGSTNLSDVAPLASSDFSFMPGGDYSAKVGSQTVPVKLAPDHYYTLVNNASGQPQLIEEPPFKNKQKSLVRVQNLSDKALTLKTADGKTEVVKTVAAKGRGEREINPVKVSLALFDGDKKVGDLKPVALERGEAAVLYVTGSGSSLSPVWVKRPVSTR
- a CDS encoding alginate O-acetyltransferase, whose translation is MTRSLRIFYIALFLLTLTVLGLWSVRSFFGFSTNPDATVLNGRWTKAVETHYDEEFPIKRLGTNIWAALDYKLFNEGRKGVVLGRDQWLYSDEEFNPIVNEEQNLQGNYALVEGVRQKLKEQGITLVMAIVPAKVRLYPEHLGEVKPSSIHANLYQDFHARVAADKILAPDLLGPMQQAKQSGQQVFLRTDTHWTPEGAQVAAEKLAKTIAERTPLHGEPQRFVTTPAEKVIHKGDLRQFLPLDPLFENLMPAQEPLAKRTTREADDQPASDDALFADAQVPVALIGTSYSANPNWNFVGALKQALHSDVVNYAEDGHGPILPMLSYLKSDAFKNSPPQVLIWEFPERYLPVNNEIGDADPQWVAELKQAGARQQNVAANTPSETPDRAQN